The sequence CAAGCGCTCCACACACTGCTGCAAGGTCATTTTATCCACCATGAAGCCCAATATATTTGCGCGGCCGTTATGGCCGGCCACCACCCTTGTTTGCCGCTTTGTCTCCTCCCCACCCTTCACGGATTCTTTCACCAGATCTCGTCCATTCATAACTTGCATCCGTCTGATTGATTCACGCTTTCCACCCGACAACTACAATAAAGGCGTTCGTAAGCGGCAACCATCGCCTTTATGCCATACTTCCTTTTAACCATCTCATGGCCGCATCGCCCCAGCGTTGCGCCACGGTCCGGTTGAGTTAAAAGGTCGAACAGCGCCTTGCCCAGCGCCTGAGGATCCTCCGGTTTGACGATCAAACCGGTTCGTCCATGTTCCACCAAGTCGCTGTTGCCGGGCACATCGGTCACAATCACCGGCTTGGCCAGCGCCATGGCTTCCAAAACAGCGTTCGCACAGCCTTCGCTCTGCTTGGAGGTCAACACCACCACATCCATGTTGGCCAGGTAATCCGCCACCTCGGTCACCGCACCCAGGAGCTGCACCCGATCGTTGAGGTTCCACAACTGCACCTTATCCTCAATCTCCTGCCGCATAGGGCCGTCTCCTACCAGCAGAAATCGCACCTCCGGCATTCGTTGCAGCAGCCAGCGTGCGGATTTCAAAAATGTAATCGGATCCTTTTGAGCAAAAAGCCTTGCCACCATGCCGACCACAGGGCGGTCCTGCGGCCATTTCAGTTCGGCACGAGTCCTTCGGGGCTGCAGTCGATCCCAATCAAGGCCGTTGTTAATCACGCAGATACGGCTTGCGGGAATGCCGTATTTCAGGCAAAACCTGCGTCCCGCCTCACTGTTGGCCGCCACGACCGTGGCATGCCGCATCGCATGCTGCTCAAAAAAATGGTATAAACGGCTGCCAAGGGACGAATAAACCGCGCTGGCATTGCGCTCAGCCATGATGGTTCGTGGCACGCGGCCCCACCAAGCGAGAAAAAGCCCCACTAATCGGGCTGAAACGTTGCACGCATGAATCACATCAAAAGAATATGAGCGCATAATTCTTACTGCCGCATGTAAGTATGCAAAATCCATGCCCGACTTTTTATGCAGGTAGAACAGGCGCAAATCCGGCAGGCTGGCAAACTCGGCATGCATGGCGCCGCCGTCATAAAAAACCATCAGGCTTGGTTGGAATCGGTTCCGGTCTAAATCACGAAGCAAATAATAGAGTTGCCGCTCTGCACCACCGATCCCCAAAGAGGGGAGTATAAACAAAATCCTTATTTTCTCCACAGCCGCAGCGCCTCATGCATAGCCAAGGGTCTTTAATTTTTCCCAGGTCTGCTTGTCAAAACCAGGCTGAGCTTGATTAGCCTGATGCGGCTGCAGTCGGGAACGCCATTTTTGTAATCGGCGCACAAAATCATTGCCGCGCGGATCCCGGCCGAACAGATTTTTCTTTTCATACGGATCCTGTTGCAGGTCGTAGAACTCGTGCTGTGCGTCTGAGGTCCAGATCAATTTGGCATCGCTGGTGCGATAGCAACATAGATCGCGCAGATATTGACTAAAGTCCTCCTCCTGCAATCCTGCCCCCTTTTCCAGCCATCGCTTCACCATCAGGGTCGCTGAATCGCTTTCGATATACACCGCCTCGCGCGCCGGGGCATGGAGAAAAGAGACGCCGTCGTTCAGTTCAGGGTCTATACCCATGGCCTGCAGACAGGTGGGCAGAATATCAACGGATTGCACCAGTCGGTCATCGGTTTCATTGCGGCGTGACCATTCTCCAAAGCGCACGATGAGGGGGACGCGGACCAGACTTTCGTAGAGGTTGAACGCATGCCAGATGTAGCCGTTCTCGCCGAAACACTCGCCGTGATCTGCAGTCACGATCACCATTGTCTGTTCGATCAGATTTCGCTGACGTAAAAAATCGAACAACCGGCCCAGGCGCCAATCCAGGTAGGCGATCTCACCGTCATACAGGGCTTGGTAATTATCCATCTCGCTGGCAGTGAACGTTTTTTTTCCGCCGTAATAGGGCGCTGGATCAAAGCGGAGATAGTCCCATTGCTGCAGCCAGCCTTTAGAGAAAAAACGTTTGCGGTAAGGGTTGGGCGGAAAATAGGGGGAGTGGGGCTCCTGATAATGCACATAAGCGAAGAACGGCCGCTCCGGTTGCTGCGGCAACCAGTGAAAGATCGCCTGCTCCGTAGCGGCTGCGCCGTCGTCGCGACTGAGGCTTTTGCGCCTATTGAGCAGATCCGCCGTGTCTCGAACCATGGTCTTGGCTGTCAAAGGGATGCGTTGTTTGAACCGGTTCCATACCGCTGCGCCCGTCCAATCAAAAGATCCAGACGCTGTCGCCGCTTTAACGCTGCCAAGGCCGCGATAATAATAATCAGCAAACCCCCGGTTCAGTCCGGTCTGGGGCGTGATATAGAGGTTGTTGGAAAAGCAGACGGTGCGATATCCTGCTGCCTGCAATTGATCGGCCAGGGTCGGCACATCCGCATCCAGATAATAGCGCTGATTGGTATAGCCGTGGCTGGTGGGATAGCGCCCGGTCAGCAGAGACGCCACCGCAGCGCCGGTCCAATTGGAGGCGGAAAAGGCGTTGTTAAACAGCACCCCTTCTTCAGCCAGCTCAGACAGGTAGGGAGTAGTCTCTTTGGCATATCCATAGGCGGAAAGGTGATCCGCGCGAAGGCTATCAATGGAGATCAGTAACAGGTTCGGCTTTTTCATCTTTCATCCATCACAAAGTTAAGAATGCTCTGCGCCCTCTTTTCCCAGGTATACCGACGGACCTGCGCATACGCCCGGGCTGCGATGCGGGCCGCCAAGGCCTTGTCCAGCAGCAGCCGTTCAACAGCGCTGGCCAGCGCAGCGGCATGCGCCGGCGAGACCAGAAGGCAATTGTCCTCATTTGTCAACACCTCGCGCAGCACGGGTAGCTCGCAGGCGACGATCGGTCGTTTGACCGCCATGTATTCAAATAGCTTCAACGGCGAAGTGTACGCGTGAATGGAGCCTTTCGCCACATTGGGCAGCACCAGTACATCCGCAGCCGCTTGATAGAGCGTTACCCGGCTGGGAGCGACTCTGCCCGTGCAATACAGATTGGCCGAAACCGATTTTTCTGCACCAGTCTCTCCAGGATCGCCGACGAATAAAAACAGCACATCAGCCGAAGCCAGTGCAGCGGCCTGA comes from bacterium and encodes:
- a CDS encoding glycosyltransferase — its product is MEKIRILFILPSLGIGGAERQLYYLLRDLDRNRFQPSLMVFYDGGAMHAEFASLPDLRLFYLHKKSGMDFAYLHAAVRIMRSYSFDVIHACNVSARLVGLFLAWWGRVPRTIMAERNASAVYSSLGSRLYHFFEQHAMRHATVVAANSEAGRRFCLKYGIPASRICVINNGLDWDRLQPRRTRAELKWPQDRPVVGMVARLFAQKDPITFLKSARWLLQRMPEVRFLLVGDGPMRQEIEDKVQLWNLNDRVQLLGAVTEVADYLANMDVVVLTSKQSEGCANAVLEAMALAKPVIVTDVPGNSDLVEHGRTGLIVKPEDPQALGKALFDLLTQPDRGATLGRCGHEMVKRKYGIKAMVAAYERLYCSCRVESVNQSDGCKL
- a CDS encoding sulfatase — translated: MKKPNLLLISIDSLRADHLSAYGYAKETTPYLSELAEEGVLFNNAFSASNWTGAAVASLLTGRYPTSHGYTNQRYYLDADVPTLADQLQAAGYRTVCFSNNLYITPQTGLNRGFADYYYRGLGSVKAATASGSFDWTGAAVWNRFKQRIPLTAKTMVRDTADLLNRRKSLSRDDGAAATEQAIFHWLPQQPERPFFAYVHYQEPHSPYFPPNPYRKRFFSKGWLQQWDYLRFDPAPYYGGKKTFTASEMDNYQALYDGEIAYLDWRLGRLFDFLRQRNLIEQTMVIVTADHGECFGENGYIWHAFNLYESLVRVPLIVRFGEWSRRNETDDRLVQSVDILPTCLQAMGIDPELNDGVSFLHAPAREAVYIESDSATLMVKRWLEKGAGLQEEDFSQYLRDLCCYRTSDAKLIWTSDAQHEFYDLQQDPYEKKNLFGRDPRGNDFVRRLQKWRSRLQPHQANQAQPGFDKQTWEKLKTLGYA